Proteins encoded in a region of the Podospora pseudopauciseta strain CBS 411.78 chromosome 6, whole genome shotgun sequence genome:
- a CDS encoding hypothetical protein (EggNog:ENOG503PZ37), giving the protein MVNSWLSAVYPAWALDDKDFKQAVYNQFDWDYKGRTPFISCFSDKDFAIKWACKIMRSSRRCSQKQEFIDCMDIRTPDRAEEVCKPGAYICLHSIPSGAIVEAEKWNESSRSIKIPSIAPSCRPSNTNMVEYRDDQIAKDSE; this is encoded by the exons ATGGTGAACTCATGGCTCAGCGCCGTGTACCCCGCATGGGCTTTGGACGATAAGGACTTCAAACAAGCAGTCTACAACCAATTCGACTGGGATTATAAAGGCCGCACTCCCTTCATTTCCTGCTTTTCAGACAAAGACTTCGCCATCAAGTGGGCCTGTAAAATCATGAGATCTTCACGGAGATGTTCACAGAAACAGGA ATTCATCGATTGTATGGATATTCGGACTCCCGATAGGGCGGAGGAAGTTTGCAAACCAGGGGCCTATATCTGTTTACATAGCATTCCTTCTGGCGCAATTGTTGAGGCAGAGAAATGGAATGAATCCTCGCGGAGCATCAAAATCCCCTCTATAG CGCCATCATGTCGTCCAAGCAACACCAATATGGTCGAATATCGGGATGATCAGATAGCAAAGGATTCTGAGTAG
- a CDS encoding hypothetical protein (COG:I; EggNog:ENOG503P2CV) codes for MQLPKVLTAIFYFFLKVQAVLLPIPHTPYLAKWTTSELINHGFPDPFNTSHTRRIMISRYTPVQKRDCLETCQLPYMPEFIASVEDEIFRADMGDTPWPRGVLASLEVEMCCKERRRDHHDKPRPLLLLGPGLNTTRYWYSAMGQSLAGMGFEVVVMDHPYETDVVQYPDGTVIYGGRVPADAEAVEELRFALEVRAKDATLVLDWLKVPKSAKVGFVGSSFGGPAAAVAMRRDGRIAAGVNLDGGMFGAGVAEGGAVRPFLMFGADGHNTTTDETWGRFWDATAERRPGLWMKELSVVNATHRTFLDFSLVGEVSEELRRVGFGGVVSGVWAMGMMTEYLTDFFRFALMGEGEGLLAGESGRFPEVKFLRPQGTQPL; via the coding sequence ATGCAGCTCCCCAAAGTCCTAACAGCAATCTTCTACTTCTTCCTCAAAGTCCAGGCCgtcctccttcccatccctcacACGCCCTATCTCGCCAAATGGACAACCTCAGAACTCATCAATCATGGGTTCCCAGACCCATTCAACACATCCCACACCCGCCGAATCATGATCTCGCGCTACACCCCAGTTCAAAAACGAGACTGTCTTGAAACCTGCCAGCTTCCTTACATGCCTGAATTCATCGCCTCGGTAGAGGATGAGATCTTCCGGGCCGACATGGGCGACACACCCTGGCCACGAGGCGTGCTTGCTTCGCTAGAGGTGGAGATGTGCTGCAAGGAGAGACGACGTGACCATCACGACAAACCACGcccgcttcttctcctcggtcCCGGCCTCAACACAACACGGTATTGGTACTCGGCCATGGGACAGAGTCTCGCTGGGATGGGCTTTGAAGTCGTGGTAATGGACCACCCTTACGAGACGGACGTGGTGCAATACCCTGATGGCACCGTCATTTACGGGGGACGGGTTCCTGCGGATGCAGAGgctgtggaggagttgaggttTGCGTTGGAGGTTAGGGCGAAGGATGCGACTCTTGTTCTTGACTGGCTCAAGGTTCCTAAATCAGCCAAGGTTGGCTTTGTGGGGAGTTCGTTTGGTGGaccggctgctgctgtggcgaTGAGGCGGGATGGGAGGATTGCTGCGGGGGTTAATCTTGATGGGGGTATGTTTGGTGCTGGGGTTGCTGAGGGTGGGGCCGTGAGACCGTTTTTGATGTTCGGGGCAGATGGGCATAATACTACAACTGATGAGACTTGGGGACGGTTTTGGGATGCTACTGCGGAGAGGAGGCCTGGGTTGTGGATGAAGGAGTTGAGTGTGGTTAATGCGACGCATAGGACGTTTTTGGACTTTTcgttggttggggaggttaGCGAGGAGTTGAGGAGGGTTGGGTTCGGAGGTGTGGTTAGTGGGGTTTGGgcgatggggatgatgacggAGTATTTGACGGATTTTTTTCGGTTTGcgttgatgggggagggggaggggttgcttGCTGGGGAGAGTGGGAGGTTTCCTGAGGTGAAGTTTTTGAGACCGCAGGGGACACAACCACTGTAA